The Alkalihalobacillus sp. LMS6 genomic interval TACCAATTAGAACTCCAATTACAGTTACAAAAAAGTAAATGATGTACTTTTTCTTCATACATGACCTCTCTTTGTTATCGCTATATGTATCCCAAATACTATGTATAAATAGCGATATTAATTTTTAATTTTAATTAATCGTTACAACGCCATTCGTTTGTTTCGGGGTTAATTTCAAAATTATTGCTTGCGTCAGTACAAGCGATGTAATCAATACCAATTGAAGCCCACTCACCAGCTGAAAAGTCTGTTACGCTTAAAGTTATTCCATCTACTACAAATCCTGTAATAATTCCTCCTGCAAATAAAGCAGTTGCTGTTCCAAATGCTTGGGTAGTAAATTCAGGTTCATCATTAAGTACTGGTTCAGAAGCTGATACACTCGGAGCAGCCGCTCCAATTGTTACAATCAGTGCCATAAATAATGTTGCGAATGTCTTTTTCATTAAATTTCCTCCTCATATTGCTATTTATACAAAGTTAAATGGGAACGTATTTTGTTTGAACTTAACTATGTAGTTTAAATATTTCTAAAGGTGTTAAAAGTCCAATATTTTCATCGTTTTCTATAATATGGTTAACCCATTTTATTACATAATAAACACATTTTTTAAGAAATTTAATTTAATTATTTATGTTTTAGGAAAAAAGAAAAATTTCTAAAAGGAATCTTGTGATGTGTAACTTTTAAAGTGTTCAAACTGGGCGGTAAAAAAAATAAGGCATCCGTTTGGATACCTTAATATAATCTCGAAATAAGAAAGATGTACCGTTCAGATTAGGAGGGTTGAACTTTCCATTGAAGACGATCTTTCAAAAGCTGACTGTTCAACTTTAAAGCTAGAATGTTCGCTTCATTAAATGTGTGGAAGAGTTTCACGTCAGTTGTTCCAGAATCGGTAAGCATTTGAGACTTACCATTAATTACTCTTACGAGCATAAAGATAGGACATTCCTCCTCGTTACTCCCTTTTCCCACACTTATTTAGAAATAGATACAGGTCGAGGTTTTCAACTCGCAATATGATCACATCGTCTGATAACTATTGTATAATGTTTGTTTTAGGTGTACTTATAACAAACATAATGCAATAGTGATGTTGAATTTAGGAAGAAACATACACATTACATAACCATTGACTTATATTAAATATTGCTTATATAATGTGTTTTGAATAGGGGCGTGAACAAATGATAAAAGAAAAATTAAGCCTAAAGGATATTTCTTCTTGTCTAAAGGTTGTAGCTGATCCAAATCGATTTTTAATGCTAAAGCTTTTAACGAAAAGGGCTTTCTGTGTATGTGAATTTGTTGAGATGTTAAGCATAAGTCAACCTGCTGTCAGTCAACATTTACGGAAGCTGAAAGAGCAAGGCTTACTTATTGAAGAAAGGAAAGAACAGTGGAGATATTTTTCACTAAACGAGAGATCT includes:
- a CDS encoding helix-turn-helix transcriptional regulator; amino-acid sequence: MIKEKLSLKDISSCLKVVADPNRFLMLKLLTKRAFCVCEFVEMLSISQPAVSQHLRKLKEQGLLIEERKEQWRYFSLNERSSYYPIIQDLLEHSDDQDERYLQALDREGLAKC